The following are encoded in a window of Halorarum salinum genomic DNA:
- a CDS encoding CoA-transferase subunit beta, which translates to MASEGYTPRELMVSAAAREIEDGDVAFVGMRLPLIAFQVAVSTHAPNAMSVFESGVVRDDPADGFLHTMCDLPNLNRAVSTTHMGDVMGRLARGDVDVGFLGGAEIDRYGNLNTTRVRAGDREVRLPGSGGACDIACMAGRTVILMAHEPRRFVERVEYVTSPGHGEGGDWREREGLPGGGPAALVTTKATFGFEDGELHLRSRHPGVEAGEVAADFPWELRTSEDVCDEPVATTGTPTDEELDLVREFDPDGFWTG; encoded by the coding sequence ATGGCCAGTGAGGGGTACACGCCGCGGGAACTGATGGTGAGCGCGGCCGCCCGCGAGATCGAGGACGGCGACGTGGCGTTCGTGGGGATGCGGCTGCCGCTCATCGCCTTCCAGGTCGCGGTGAGCACGCACGCGCCGAACGCGATGTCCGTCTTCGAGAGCGGCGTCGTCAGGGACGACCCGGCGGACGGGTTCCTCCACACCATGTGTGACCTGCCGAACCTGAACCGCGCCGTGTCGACGACCCACATGGGCGACGTGATGGGGCGGCTCGCCCGCGGCGACGTCGACGTCGGCTTCCTCGGCGGGGCGGAGATCGACCGGTACGGCAACCTGAACACGACGCGCGTCCGCGCCGGCGACCGGGAGGTCAGGCTCCCCGGGAGCGGCGGCGCCTGCGACATCGCCTGCATGGCCGGTCGAACGGTGATCCTGATGGCCCACGAGCCGCGGCGGTTCGTCGAGCGCGTCGAGTACGTGACCAGCCCGGGCCACGGCGAGGGCGGCGACTGGCGCGAGCGCGAGGGACTCCCGGGCGGCGGCCCCGCCGCGCTCGTCACGACGAAGGCGACGTTCGGCTTCGAGGACGGCGAACTCCACCTGCGGAGCCGACACCCGGGCGTCGAGGCCGGCGAGGTCGCCGCGGACTTCCCGTGGGAGCTCAGAACCAGCGAGGACGTGTGCGACGAGCCGGTCGCGACGACCGGGACGCCGACCGACGAGGAACTCGACCTCGTCCGGGAGTTCGACCCCGACGGCTTCTGGACCGGCTAG
- a CDS encoding acyl-CoA synthetase, which yields MQAHVPGEKLPDADAGPDLLHTVPEAHYPQSINVATELVDRHVADGRGGDVAIRFGDGETTYAELQERVNGFGNALADLGVEPGHRVLVRFPNRPEAIVACLAVQKLGAVALPSMKLLRAKELEYIVNDAGVTHAVVYDDLLDELEEAAPELDTLEEIVVAERGADVDHDHRRFDDLLEAGDAELDAHDTERDDLALMLYTSGTTGRPKGAIHTHRQLLASADTYARYCLEPTREDVFGGNPPLPFAYGYGDLVTFPLRFGATTSLVEDATPEDLLEAVEAHGITVLCSIPTAFNQMLSGHPNAPEEYDLSSLRAGMSAGEPLAPSTFETFEEDYGITLLDGIGTTEMLHIFVSHRYDGDVDPSATGFPVPGYECKVVDPDTHEELERGEAGLLAVRGPTGISYWGRPDKQAESVVDGWSYPGDIFVHRPDGRLEYKSRRDDLIISSGYNIPGPEVENVIQELDAVSEVAVVGSPDDERGQIVKAFVVPADGADAGDDLAGSIQDHVKNTLAPYKYPRAVSFVEGLPRTETGKIQRVKLREREHGGAA from the coding sequence ATGCAAGCTCACGTTCCGGGAGAAAAGCTGCCGGACGCGGACGCGGGGCCGGACCTGTTGCACACGGTCCCGGAGGCGCACTACCCGCAGTCGATCAACGTCGCGACCGAGCTGGTCGACCGACACGTCGCGGACGGGCGCGGGGGGGACGTGGCGATCCGCTTCGGGGACGGGGAGACCACGTACGCCGAACTGCAGGAGCGAGTGAACGGCTTCGGGAACGCGCTGGCGGACCTCGGCGTCGAGCCGGGCCACCGCGTCCTCGTGCGGTTCCCGAACCGGCCGGAGGCGATCGTCGCGTGTCTCGCGGTCCAGAAGCTCGGCGCGGTCGCGCTCCCGTCGATGAAGCTGCTCCGCGCGAAGGAGCTCGAGTACATCGTGAACGACGCCGGCGTGACCCACGCCGTCGTCTACGACGACCTCCTCGACGAACTGGAGGAGGCGGCGCCCGAACTCGACACGCTGGAGGAGATCGTCGTCGCCGAGCGCGGCGCCGACGTCGACCACGACCACCGTCGCTTCGACGACCTGCTCGAGGCCGGCGACGCCGAACTCGACGCCCACGACACCGAGCGTGACGACCTCGCGCTGATGCTGTACACCAGCGGGACGACCGGACGGCCGAAGGGCGCGATCCACACCCACCGGCAGCTGCTCGCGTCGGCGGACACGTACGCCCGGTACTGCCTCGAACCGACCCGCGAGGACGTGTTCGGCGGGAACCCGCCGCTGCCGTTCGCGTACGGATACGGCGACCTCGTCACGTTCCCGCTCCGGTTCGGCGCGACGACGAGCCTCGTCGAGGACGCGACGCCGGAGGACCTGCTCGAGGCGGTCGAGGCCCACGGCATCACCGTGCTGTGCTCCATCCCCACGGCGTTCAACCAGATGCTCTCGGGGCACCCGAACGCGCCCGAGGAGTACGACCTCTCCTCGCTCCGCGCGGGGATGAGCGCGGGCGAGCCGCTGGCCCCGAGCACCTTCGAGACGTTCGAGGAGGACTACGGCATCACGCTACTCGACGGCATCGGGACGACGGAGATGCTCCACATCTTCGTCAGCCACCGCTACGACGGCGACGTCGACCCCTCCGCGACGGGCTTCCCGGTCCCGGGCTACGAGTGCAAGGTCGTCGACCCGGACACCCACGAGGAGCTCGAGCGCGGCGAGGCCGGCCTGCTCGCGGTCAGGGGCCCGACCGGGATCAGCTACTGGGGCCGCCCCGACAAGCAGGCCGAGTCGGTCGTCGACGGCTGGAGCTACCCCGGCGACATCTTCGTCCATCGGCCGGACGGGCGACTGGAGTACAAGTCGCGGCGCGACGACCTCATCATCTCCTCGGGGTACAACATCCCCGGCCCGGAGGTCGAGAACGTCATCCAGGAGCTCGACGCCGTCTCGGAGGTGGCGGTCGTCGGTTCGCCCGACGACGAGCGGGGACAGATCGTCAAGGCGTTCGTCGTCCCGGCGGACGGCGCGGACGCCGGCGACGACCTCGCGGGGTCGATCCAGGACCACGTCAAGAACACGCTGGCGCCGTACAAGTACCCCCGCGCGGTCTCGTTCGTCGAGGGGCTGCCGCGGACCGAGACCGGGAAGATCCAGCGCGTGAAGCTCCGCGAGCGCGAACACGGGGGCGCGGCCTGA
- a CDS encoding CoA transferase subunit A, protein MPRDKTTGMAEAVSRMDAGSSVAAGLALEHAVPFAAGHELVRQGIDDLTLVGPISDVLFDQLVGAGLVSRIRAAWIGNVSAGSGYNFRRAVEGGALEVENHSNLSVSLALRAASMGVPYLPTRSLLGSDIAAEPQFEVAEDPFEGQRVVQVPAIAPDWAVVHVQRAAPTGDAHLWGNAGITYEAVRAADHVLVTAEEVVDESVIKSDPSRTRITREQVDAVVEVPFGAHPSPVAGHYDRDNEFFLEYAEATRDGFDEWADEWIHGVDGREEYRGLIDRDLSVTEPTVAAEVRYGQ, encoded by the coding sequence GACCACGGGGATGGCCGAGGCCGTCTCACGGATGGACGCCGGGAGTTCCGTCGCGGCGGGGCTGGCGCTCGAACACGCCGTCCCGTTCGCCGCGGGCCACGAACTCGTCCGGCAGGGCATCGACGATCTGACGCTCGTCGGCCCCATCAGCGACGTGCTGTTCGACCAGCTGGTGGGGGCCGGACTCGTCTCGCGAATCCGCGCGGCGTGGATAGGGAACGTGAGCGCGGGGAGCGGCTACAACTTCCGCCGCGCCGTCGAGGGCGGCGCCCTCGAGGTGGAGAACCACTCGAACCTCTCGGTCTCGCTCGCGCTCCGGGCGGCGTCGATGGGGGTGCCGTACCTCCCGACCAGGTCGCTGCTCGGCAGCGACATCGCCGCCGAGCCGCAGTTCGAGGTGGCCGAGGACCCGTTCGAGGGGCAGCGCGTCGTGCAGGTGCCGGCCATCGCCCCCGACTGGGCGGTCGTCCACGTCCAGCGGGCGGCGCCGACCGGCGACGCGCACCTCTGGGGGAACGCGGGCATCACCTACGAGGCGGTCCGGGCGGCCGACCACGTCCTCGTCACGGCAGAGGAGGTCGTCGACGAGTCGGTCATCAAGAGCGACCCGAGCAGGACCCGCATCACCCGCGAGCAGGTGGACGCGGTGGTGGAGGTCCCGTTCGGCGCCCACCCCTCCCCCGTCGCGGGCCACTACGACCGCGACAACGAGTTCTTCCTCGAGTACGCCGAGGCGACCCGGGACGGCTTCGACGAGTGGGCCGACGAGTGGATCCACGGCGTCGACGGCCGGGAGGAGTACCGCGGACTGATCGACCGGGACCTGTCGGTGACCGAGCCGACCGTCGCCGCGGAGGTGCGCTATGGCCAGTGA